In Methanolobus chelungpuianus, a genomic segment contains:
- the guaA gene encoding glutamine-hydrolyzing GMP synthase — protein sequence MVKVDKFIPKAIEKMQQQITDGRAIIALSGGVDSSVCAVLAHRAIGDRLTPIYIDTGLMRKGETERIKEIFCDMNLVVVDAKDRFLGALKGITDPEEKRKAVGETFIRVFETEAKTLKADYLIQGTIYPDRIESEGGIKSHHNVGGLPSVMDFKAIVEPVEDLYKDEVREVARALGLPHEISERMPFPGPGLSVRIVGEVTEELVNIVREANAIVEDELVEAFHPWQTFAAIIGKGTGVKGDVRVHGWIVAVRAVGSRDGMTAEALELPWPVLNRIESRISASLPTVARVVYDLTPKPPATIEFE from the coding sequence ATGGTAAAAGTTGATAAATTCATTCCTAAGGCAATTGAAAAGATGCAGCAGCAGATCACTGACGGCAGGGCCATAATAGCCCTTTCCGGAGGTGTTGACAGCTCTGTATGTGCCGTCCTGGCCCACCGTGCCATAGGTGACAGGCTGACGCCTATCTATATAGACACGGGCCTTATGAGAAAAGGAGAGACAGAGCGGATAAAGGAAATATTCTGCGACATGAATCTCGTGGTCGTCGATGCCAAGGACCGCTTCCTTGGAGCCCTGAAGGGAATCACGGATCCCGAGGAGAAACGCAAGGCGGTAGGTGAGACTTTCATCCGCGTCTTCGAAACGGAAGCAAAGACACTGAAGGCCGATTACCTTATCCAGGGCACCATATACCCTGACAGGATAGAGTCGGAGGGAGGTATCAAGTCCCATCACAACGTAGGCGGCCTTCCGTCCGTAATGGACTTCAAGGCAATAGTCGAGCCGGTTGAGGATCTGTACAAGGATGAGGTCCGTGAGGTCGCACGCGCTCTGGGCCTGCCCCATGAGATCTCCGAGAGGATGCCTTTCCCGGGCCCGGGACTGTCCGTCAGGATAGTAGGCGAGGTCACCGAGGAGCTTGTGAACATTGTCAGGGAGGCGAATGCAATAGTAGAGGACGAGCTTGTAGAGGCTTTCCATCCATGGCAGACCTTCGCAGCCATTATCGGCAAGGGTACCGGCGTCAAGGGTGATGTGAGGGTCCACGGCTGGATAGTTGCCGTAAGGGCTGTGGGTTCAAGGGACGGCATGACCGCAGAGGCGCTGGAGCTGCCCTGGCCTGTCCTGAACAGGATCGAATCCCGCATATCGGCATCCCTGCCCACTGTTGCAAGGGTCGTTTATGATCTCACCCCCAAGCCACCGGCTACCATTGAGTTCGAGTAA
- a CDS encoding archaeosine biosynthesis radical SAM protein RaSEA, producing MSSDKSLNTLVLDIRNRQKSKPGSLDEPCAMWTGSDLVDGKKLDTLTIIFRTSGCWWGKAGGCTMCGYVYDSAQVSPSDEDLFAQLGKAMRKASGFEEFMVKIFTSGSFLDTREIPLEVRHRILGELESDSRVVKVLVETRPEFVREETIADCRNSMKGKPFEIAVGLETTSDIIRKHSINKGFTFEDFKRAATIARNSGATVKAYLMLKPPFISEKEALDDMVNSMREAAAYADTFSINLCNIQNGTFVENLWQKGQYRPPWLWSIVEILKKAKEEFPDKVITSDPVGAGSRRGPHNCKECSREVADAIRLFSLTQDVSCLDVPQCDCMSLWESVLELDGHTFGAPITD from the coding sequence ATGTCATCAGATAAGTCACTCAATACCCTGGTCCTCGACATCAGGAACAGGCAGAAATCCAAGCCAGGGTCTCTTGATGAGCCCTGTGCAATGTGGACGGGGAGCGACCTGGTCGATGGGAAGAAGCTTGACACCCTTACCATAATCTTCAGGACATCAGGCTGCTGGTGGGGTAAGGCCGGGGGCTGCACCATGTGCGGCTACGTATACGATAGTGCACAGGTCTCTCCCTCGGACGAGGATCTGTTCGCCCAGCTCGGGAAAGCCATGAGGAAGGCATCAGGCTTTGAAGAGTTCATGGTGAAGATATTCACCTCCGGCAGCTTCCTGGATACCCGGGAGATACCCCTGGAAGTAAGACACAGGATACTGGGCGAGCTTGAAAGCGATTCAAGGGTCGTAAAAGTTCTGGTGGAGACCAGGCCGGAATTCGTCAGAGAGGAAACGATAGCCGATTGCCGCAACTCCATGAAAGGCAAGCCATTTGAGATAGCTGTGGGCCTGGAAACGACTTCGGATATCATCCGCAAGCATTCCATTAACAAGGGTTTCACATTCGAGGACTTCAAAAGGGCGGCCACCATAGCCAGGAACAGCGGGGCCACAGTAAAGGCTTACCTTATGCTCAAGCCTCCTTTCATCTCAGAGAAAGAAGCCCTGGATGACATGGTCAACTCCATGAGGGAAGCTGCGGCATACGCTGACACTTTCTCCATCAACCTGTGCAATATACAGAACGGCACATTTGTGGAGAATCTCTGGCAGAAGGGCCAGTATCGCCCTCCGTGGCTCTGGAGTATTGTTGAGATACTTAAGAAGGCCAAAGAGGAGTTCCCTGACAAGGTCATCACCTCCGATCCTGTCGGCGCAGGCTCCAGGCGCGGTCCGCATAACTGCAAGGAATGCAGCCGCGAGGTGGCGGATGCCATAAGGCTTTTCTCGCTGACCCAGGATGTGTCCTGTCTGGATGTGCCCCAATGCGACTGCATGAGCCTCTGGGAATCAGTGCTGGAACTGGATGGGCACACATTCGGTGCGCCTATAACAGACTGA
- the argB gene encoding acetylglutamate kinase has translation MTLKRENVLIEALPYIREFYGSVMVIKVGGHAMVNPQVMSDIVQDIVLLRFVGIHPIIVHGGGPEITEKMERMGKKPEFVGGLRITDDETLEIARMVLVGNINTEIVSLIGRHGGKGIGLSGKDGKMIIAKKKPFQKVMIENVEHEVDLGWVGDTEVINTEILNIVTREGYIPVISPIAMDVNGKALNLNADTIAGDIAAALRAKKLILMTDVPGVLKDRSDKSSRISRVTLDGVDQLIREGVISGGMIPKMKGAATAVESGVENVHIIDGSVSHSVLLELFTDSGIGTMVCKD, from the coding sequence ATGACACTTAAACGAGAGAACGTGCTGATAGAGGCTCTTCCTTACATAAGGGAGTTCTACGGGTCAGTGATGGTAATCAAGGTCGGCGGGCATGCAATGGTCAACCCGCAGGTGATGAGCGACATCGTGCAGGATATCGTGTTGCTGAGATTCGTGGGGATCCACCCTATCATTGTTCATGGCGGAGGACCGGAGATTACCGAAAAGATGGAGCGCATGGGCAAGAAGCCCGAATTTGTAGGCGGGCTGCGCATTACCGATGACGAGACACTGGAAATTGCAAGAATGGTGCTTGTCGGCAACATCAACACGGAAATCGTTTCGCTCATAGGCAGGCATGGTGGCAAGGGCATAGGCCTGTCCGGAAAAGATGGAAAAATGATCATAGCCAAGAAAAAGCCCTTCCAGAAAGTAATGATAGAGAACGTGGAGCACGAGGTCGATCTGGGATGGGTGGGCGATACCGAAGTGATCAACACCGAGATCCTTAACATTGTCACAAGGGAAGGCTACATACCGGTAATATCCCCTATTGCCATGGATGTCAACGGCAAGGCCCTCAACCTGAATGCCGACACTATCGCTGGCGATATCGCAGCAGCCCTCAGGGCCAAGAAGCTAATCCTGATGACTGACGTGCCCGGGGTACTTAAGGACCGCAGTGATAAGTCCTCCCGGATCTCAAGGGTTACCCTTGATGGCGTGGATCAGCTCATCAGGGAAGGCGTCATCTCAGGCGGCATGATTCCCAAGATGAAGGGTGCTGCCACAGCAGTCGAGAGTGGTGTTGAGAACGTGCACATCATCGATGGCAGCGTCTCGCATTCAGTACTGCTTGAGCTGTTCACTGACTCCGGAATAGGCACGATGGTCTGCAAGGACTGA
- a CDS encoding non-histone chromosomal MC1 family protein, producing MSETRNFVLRDKKGNEHGVFTGKQPRQAALKVANRGKGTKTKPEEIRLRERGTKKIHVFKGWREMVEAPKNKPDWMPDKINKPFVKKVGIDKLEKI from the coding sequence ATGTCTGAAACAAGAAATTTTGTGTTAAGAGACAAGAAGGGAAACGAACATGGAGTATTCACCGGAAAACAGCCACGTCAGGCTGCACTGAAGGTTGCTAACCGCGGAAAGGGAACAAAGACAAAGCCGGAAGAGATCAGGCTTCGTGAGCGCGGAACAAAGAAGATCCACGTTTTCAAGGGCTGGAGAGAGATGGTCGAGGCACCAAAGAACAAGCCGGACTGGATGCCGGACAAGATCAACAAGCCATTCGTAAAGAAAGTCGGCATTGACAAGCTGGAAAAGATCTGA